The genomic stretch GCCTGAGTAAATGAAGGCTCTCCCGCTCCTCTTAATATTTCATCAACCAGCTTTTTTCTGTCAATTAAAAAATTCATAGCAAATCTTACTTCTTTTATAGCCAAAGGATTAAAATAAGTTTTGCCGTCTCTTGTAGTAACAGTATATGGGGCTTTATTGGGTACAGGGTTAAAAAGCAAAGACCAAGAGCCTGAAGGAACTGCATAAGTATCTAATTTCTCTAAATCACTTTCACCTAATGACAAATAAGCAGCTCCGTCTATTCCGCTAGCCATTAGGTCTGCTCTGCCGTCTGCCACATCTTTAATTGCTATTGTCATATCCGTTCTTACTTCATATATTATTTTATCTATTAATGCTCCGCCTCTGTCTATATCTTTTTGTTCAATCTCTTCTTTGGTATTTGAACAAGACAAAATTATAATTGATAATATTAATATAGATAATTTATAAAAAATTTTATTATTTAATTTCATTAAAAAGCCTCATTATACAAATTAACATAATATATAATAATAGTATAAACAATAAATGTCAATAAATAATTAAGTATTAAAATATGAATGCTTCAAAATTAGATATATATTTATTTAAAAACTATTTTAATATTAGATTAAAATAATACATGCTGTAATAAATAAACCCAATATTATTTATTGTATTATAAATTTTCTATTTCTTCTATACTCAATCCTGTATTATCACTTATAAACTTTATATCTAAACCAGACTTTTTTAAATTTTTAGCTATTGTTATTTTATTTTTTTCAATACCTTTTTCAATACCTTCTTTAATACCTTTTTCAATACCTTTTTCAATACCTTCTTTAATGCCTTCTTCTTTAGCTTTTTTCATATCTAATTCTATACTTTTATTAAAAAAATAAGTATCTACTTCTCGTTTTTTATATTTATCCATTACTGGACTATCATCAACAAAAGTTCGGCATTTTTTTTCTACTTCTTCAAATATAGTATTTTCTTTCATCAAGACAGACATATCTTCCCCCTTAAAAAATTTTATCCAAGAAATGAATTCTCTATGTATATTATCTAAACTTTCTATCGCAGAAATATTATTCAAATTGAATTTAGGAAGCTCTAGGAAATGTAATTGACAATGATCTGTCAGAATTTTATTGTTATTTAACTCTTTTAATACATAACAGCTATGCACTTTGTCTTCATCAGTTAATATAAAATTTGTAATATTAATACTTACAGTAGGCTTTAATTCATCATAAAAAGAACCTCTATTTAAACTAGAACTATAATTATAAGCCCAATAGTATAAAGCCCTTTTTATAAAATCTTCATTTCCTCTCGATTGTATTTCTATTAAAACGGTTATACCTGTTTCTGTAGTTGCTTTTATATCAACTATAGACTCTTTCTCATCGTAATTTTCAGCAATATTGAATGGATTAAGTATTTCTATTTTCTTGAAAGTTTCAAAATTTAAATCTTTAAATACAGCATTAATAAAATTTAAAGCTATATTTTCATTACCCGCATGCGAAAATAAATAGCGTATAAAATAATCATTAATTCTATTTAAATTATCAACTGTAACAGGTTCATTTAATATTTGTTTTAATTTATCTAAATATTTCATAATTTTATTATACTAACATTAATAATAAATGTAAAGTAGTATAATTTTATAAAATATTATAATAAATATCAGAATTGCTTTGTAATTAACTTTTTTATCTTGATAGTATTAAAAAACACTAATTTATACAAAATATAATATACAAATTTTCAATAACATTTATAATTTAATCATTTATTATTAATAAATTTTATATAAATCGATGAAAGATTAGTCAAGTCAGTATCATCTACTGCTTTTGAAGAGAGAATATAATATATATCATTAACTCTCCATAAAGTAAACTTCTCACCGCTTGAAGAAATATTATATTCAACATTGATATCATCTTCTATAAAATTTTTTCCGCTGTTTGTATAATCGCCGTAAAATGATAATAAACTATTAGAGTTTTTAGAAGCTCTGTATATATATGAATTATCCATATAATCAAAATCAATTTCGGCAATGTCTTTATTTATTATAAAATACTTAGCATTTAAACTATTTTCAGGAGCTAAAATTTTTATGCCTAAAGGAATAAATGAATTTGGAGAATCCATTTGCATATAATCTAAAACACTTTCCGATGTATTATTATTTTGTGTTTTTTTATTTTCATTGTTTGAACATGATATAGCAAATAAAAAAGCACAAGTAATTAAACTAATAAATATTCTTATCATTATTTATAACCTCTAATCAAAAGTTTTCATTTCTAGTAAATATTTTTTAAATATAGTAAATAATATATAATCAATTTTCACTTCATCTTTCAAAAAATTATCATACATATAGTTTATAATATCATCATCTGTATCAATTTCATTGAAACAAATATCTCTTTTATATTTCAGAAAATCATATAAGTCTAATATCTCCAAAATTTTTACCGGATAGTATACAGAAGATGTAAAATTAAGTATATCCTTAGAATCAAAAGTAATTAAATACTGATATTCAAAATTAGGTCTTTTTACTCTCATAGCCTCACATAAAGTAATAGCAAAACCATATCCATATCCATAGTATTCATGATGAAGCCCTACAGCTAAATTGACGTCCTGATTATTAGATATAGAGTATTTAAGATAGTTATATGACTTAATAGCATGAGAGTAAAGTTCATTATTGCTATTTTCTATAGGTAAATAATTCATAGTTTCTGTTAATGTAATATCATGAAGAAGTGCTGCAATAGACATATTAACAATTTCAATATAGTCAAACTGTCTTATACCAAATTTAAAAATATTATCTAATTTACTTGTATCTTTAATAAATCTATTTTTTTTGGATACTTTATCATAATAAACCATATATTCATTTTTCCATTTAGCCCTTATTTTTGAAAGTATTCCCATATTAATATTCTTATTATAAAATATCATATATTCTATTGTATTTATAAATATTCTATTACTATGATCTATTATATTATATCCTGTAAATCCCATAGTATTTGTAAAAATGTCATTTTTTTCATATGGCTTATTGAGAAGTACAAAAACACTTTCTGCTACACTTCTTAAAAGTTCTTCATAATTGATATTAAAATTATTAGAATCAAATAATTCATTATCAGATATATTTCCAATAACATTTATTCTCTGCATTAATCCTAATTTTACTAATATCTCTCCTACTATCTCAGCAGCTTTACAGGTAAATTTATCTCTATTTTCTTCTATTTCTAATTTTAATATAAGCTCTTTAATATTTTCTATTCTTCTAAAATAATTCATAGACAATATTGCTTCAAGCATTTTCTCCTGAAAAGTTCTTACATTCTCAATAGGATCTTTGCAGCTGGTAAAAATAGAATAAAAGTAATCTTTATTATTCAAAGAATTAGGATTTACAAAAAACTCTATCATTTCCAAATATGATTTATAAATATAATACTCTGCTTTATCAAACAAAATATTATTGCGGCAATCTTCATTAAATAAAAAATCAATATTATTGTGCGGCACAGCATTTACAATACCATATTCATTTTTAGAAATAATTTCTATTTTATCCTTTTGTATTAAATCCTTATAGTTTCTGATTTTATCTAATGATATCAAGGCATAATTATCTAAATTTATTTTCATAATAATTACCTTCTTAATAATAACATAATAATTAGTTATTATATATATATAATAACAATAAAACAAACATTTTATTAAAAAAATTTGTAAAAAGAAAAAAAATTATTATATTATTAGATAGTAGTATATTATGAAGGAGCTAAAGATATAAATGGACGAATACAGATATACTCAAGAGGATTTTGCTATACTAGATTCTTACAGGACTATATCTCAATCTCTTGGAAAGTACTTAGGTGAAAATGCAGAATTAATATTATACTCCTTTGAAAACAAACAGCATTCAATAATATATATTGTTAATGGTCATTTATCAAATAAGAAAATAGGAGATTATTTATCAGAAAGAGATAAGAGTGTATTAAATGAACTCTTAGATAAAAATAATGATTATAAAAATAACTTCATAGAAAATGTAACCGGCGAATGTTCTAAAATAAATTATACTCTAATAAAAAATTCTAATAAAATCCCAATAGGGCTTATGATGATAAATTGGAATTATGACATTTCTTTGATTAATACTCTAAAAATATTTATTCCAGAACATTCTGTCAACAATACTCAAATAAAAGAAAATAAAAACAGCAAATCTGAAGAAATAATTTTAGATGCTATTAAAAAAGTTATTACCGGTATAGATAAAGATGAAGTAGGTCCTTCTGTATACAATAAAACAATTATAAGAAAATTATTTAATCAAGGAATATTTGAGTTTAAAGAATCAGTTCAGATAGTTGCAAATTACCTAAATATATCTCACCATACAGTATATCTTCATCTTAGAAGTATTAAAAAAATAAAAAAGAGCAGCGGCAAATAAAATATAGTTGATTATAATTAAAATTATTTATTATTGCTGATAACAATTGTTTATTTTAGAATTAGCATCTTTAAAGTTATACGTAAAAATTCTGAAATTAAAACTAAAATATATTTTATTGTCATAAAAATATTTTCTAAATAATTTATTCATTATTAGAGTGAGGGTGAAATCTATTGTATACTTCAAACAATCTTGAATTAGTAACATGAGTATACCTTTGAGTAGTTGCTATAGTTTCATGCCCTAATAGTTCCTGAACACCTCTTATTTCAGCATCATTATTAAGAAGATGAGTTGCAAAAGTATGTCTTAATGTATGCGGAGAAAAATCCATAGATATATTTGCATTTCTGATTAAGCGTTTCATAGATGTTCTTATACTTCTGTCGCTTATTGGTTTTCCGAACCTGTTTATAAATAAATAGTCATTATTTTGAGAATATTCTTTTTGTATCATTCTTCTTTTTTCCATATATATATCCCAATTTTCATAAACTACAGGAAGAACAGGAATATCTCTTACTTTAGAGCCTTTTCCGCATATTCTTAATGTTTCATCGCCTTTTTTTATCATGCTAAGTCTTAGTGAAGCTAGCTCTGAAACCCTTAAACCAATAGCATACATAAATAATGCCATCATTTTATCCCTTAAAAGAGTAAAATCTCCATCATCATCTATAGCTAATATTCTGTCTATATCATCTAATGATAAAAACTTTGCTATATGTTCTTCTCTTTTAGGACTTTTCATATCAACTATTCTAGTTTTGTCGGATAATCCGTTTCTTATTAAATACTTATAGAATTTCTTTATAGAAGAAAGATGTCTCGACATAGTAGAATTAGTTAAAGATTTAGATTTTAAAAATGTTAAATAATCTCTTACACTATAATGATCAGCATTATCTAGTAAAATATTTTTACTTTCCAAAAAATTAAAATATTCTTTTAAATCTTTATTATAACTATTGATAGTATGAGCAGCAAAATTTAAAGTCTGTAAATAGTCGCTGAACTCATCAAGCAAAATATATACTTTTTCATCTTTAAAAACATAATCAGTATGCATATTCATAATAAAGCCTCATTTTTTTAGTAAAAATATATTAGTTTGAAATGTTGTTAACTGTTATTCTATTATCGAATAGTTCAAATCATAAATTTATGAAGTATGTTAACTTGATAATATTTTTTTATTTTTATTATGTAAAAAAAGTATTTATTTTATATAAAAAATTGAGCAATATAATTGATTTTGGTTAGTTAGTTTACTATACTAATTAATATAAATAAAAAATAATAAGGTAATTTAATAATGACAGACTTAGAAAAAAAGCTAATGGAGTTTTCTCTCAAGCTAATAGATGAGAAAAAAGCTAAAATCATAGTGCCGGTAACACCTGAAACTGGATATTGGTTCGGCGGCGGTAATATGATAGAAGATAAAGACGGCAATTTATATATATCAGGAAGATACAGAAACTCTGGTGATTCCAGAACAGGACTTGATTTGGGAGACAGAGGAGCCGAATTAGCCATATTCAAATCCTCAGATAAAGGAAATACTTGGACAAAAATTAAAAGCATATTAAAAAAAGAGCTTCCTAGAGGCGTTTTATCTATTGAGGGAACTGCTTTAAGATTTAACAAAGATAATGAGGTTGAGCTTTATATATCATCAGAAAAATCTGAAAACAAGTATCCGGATCATCTTAAAGATTTTTTAAAACCTGGTACAGGTGTATGGGATATTGATGTAATAATATCTGATAAAATAGAAAATTTAAGTGCTTCTAATGTGAAAGAACTTATAAAAGGAGAAGATTCAAGATTTATACATTTGAAAGATCCTTTTATCTATGACAGCTATAATGGTGAAAAATATTTGTTATTCTGCACACACCCTTATAATTGGACTAGCTCTAACACTGGATATATGATAAGAAGAGGAGAAAAACTTAATTTTGAAGCACCTGTATTTTATTTCTTTGAAAAAGGACACACTTGGGATATAGCTATGACAAGAGGAACATGCATTATCGATATGCCTCAAGTCGGAGTATTAAAGAACAAAAGAATAAGTCTATTTTTCTATGACGGAGGAGAATGCGTAAGAAATTTAGATGAACATGAAAAAGCTGTAAAAAGACCTAGAGGATATTCATGCGAAGAACTGGGAGGGGCAGCATATATAGAAAATGGATCATTTGCCCATATAGAAAGAATAAGCAAAGAGCTTCCTTTATTTGTAAGTCCGTATGGTACAGGCTGCTCAAGATATGTTGATGTACTTAGAACTAAAGATGGAATGTATGCTACTTGGCAGCAATCACAGGATAATAAATCTCAGCCTTTGGTAATGAATTTCTTAAGCAATGATGAAATAGCAGATATTTTACAATAATTTCTTGAAAAAAAGTTTTATCAACAATATTAGGTTGATGATTAGAATTAATTATCAGCCTAATAATATAATAATGCTTTTTTATTACTATAACACTATAATCATAGAATTACAGCATTAATAGATTAATATAATTTAATCAAGAGGAAAGAAGATGAACAGCAAACCTATGGGAAACAAAAAATACATATTTACTGCCCTTTCCATTATAATAGCATTATTAATATGGCAATTTGTTTCATCATCTGATGCAGGTGCTGTTATAGCAAGTCCTGCTGATGTTTTTAAATCATTTATTAAAGAAATCACTAATGGAAAATTACTGCATCATATAGCGATAAGTTTATTCAGAGTATTATCTGGTTTCGCCTTGGCTTTTATAGTTTCTATACCCATAGCATTTTTAATGGGTTGGTATCAGCCTATACAGCTTTTAATAGAACCTATAATTCAATTTTTAAGAAATATCCCAGCATTAGCATATATACCCCTAGTTGTTGTGGCACAGGGAGTAGGAGAAAGTGCTAAGATTACTGTTATATTTATATCTACTTTTTTGGTTATGATTATCACTGTTTATCAAGGTGTAAAAGAAGTAGATCCTACCTTGATAAAAGCAGCAAGAGTACTTGGTGCTAAGGATAAGGATATATTTTTAAAAGTAGTAATACCTGCCTCTGTGCCTTATATATTGGTTGGTATGCGTTTAGGACTTGGAGCTTCACTTACCACACTCATAGCTGCAGAACTTACTGGTTCAAATGCCGGTTTGGGTCAGATGATACAGGAGGCAAGTCTTTATTTTAGAATGGATATTGTTATGCTTGGTATAATACTTATTGGTATTACTGGATTAGTATTAAACTTGATAGTAAGTATTATAGAAAATAAACTAACAATATGGCAGGAAAAAAAGAAAAGATAAATAAAAGATAATTAAGAGATTATAATATGATAGATAAAGAAGTAAAAGTAAAAATTTCTAATGTGAGCAAAATATATAAAGGTACAAACAAAGATGTTCATGCTTTGGATAATGTTAATTTAGATATTTATAAAAATGAATTTGTATGCGTTATAGGCTCTTCAGGCTGCGGAAAAAGTACATTACTTAATATACTTGCTGGACTTGATACTCCAAATTCAGGCACTATAGAAATAGACGGAAAAGCTATAGAAGGTACAGGTGTTGACAGAGGCGTTGTATTTCAGCAGTATGCTTTATTTCCTTGGCTTACTGTTGCAAAAAATGTGGCTTTCGGATTAGAGCTTCAGAAAAAATCAAAAGATGAAATAAATAAAACAGTAGATCATTATTTAAAAGCTGTAGGACTAATAGATTTTAAAAACTCATATCCTAAAGAATTATCAGGCGGTATGAAACAGCGTGTAGCTATAGCAAGAGCATATGCGGTTAATCCTAATATACTTCTTATGGACGAACCATTCGGAGCTTTGGATGCCCAAACAAGAGCTCAGCTTCAAACAGAATTATTAAATACTTGGGATAATGAAAAAAAAACCTGCTTCTTTATTACTCATGATGTTGATGAGGCTGTATTTTTGGCTCAAAGAGTTGTTATAATGAGTCCGCGTCCGGGCAGAATAAAAGCAATAGTTGAAGTACCTATACCCTACCCTAGAGTTCCGGAAACAAAATTATCTAAAGAGTTTAATGATATAAAAAATGAGCTTTGGCAGCTGGTATATCAGGAATATTTAGAGACCAAAAAATAATTTAAAATAAAT from Brachyspira murdochii DSM 12563 encodes the following:
- a CDS encoding ABC transporter permease — protein: MNSKPMGNKKYIFTALSIIIALLIWQFVSSSDAGAVIASPADVFKSFIKEITNGKLLHHIAISLFRVLSGFALAFIVSIPIAFLMGWYQPIQLLIEPIIQFLRNIPALAYIPLVVVAQGVGESAKITVIFISTFLVMIITVYQGVKEVDPTLIKAARVLGAKDKDIFLKVVIPASVPYILVGMRLGLGASLTTLIAAELTGSNAGLGQMIQEASLYFRMDIVMLGIILIGITGLVLNLIVSIIENKLTIWQEKKKR
- a CDS encoding ABC transporter ATP-binding protein, which produces MIDKEVKVKISNVSKIYKGTNKDVHALDNVNLDIYKNEFVCVIGSSGCGKSTLLNILAGLDTPNSGTIEIDGKAIEGTGVDRGVVFQQYALFPWLTVAKNVAFGLELQKKSKDEINKTVDHYLKAVGLIDFKNSYPKELSGGMKQRVAIARAYAVNPNILLMDEPFGALDAQTRAQLQTELLNTWDNEKKTCFFITHDVDEAVFLAQRVVIMSPRPGRIKAIVEVPIPYPRVPETKLSKEFNDIKNELWQLVYQEYLETKK
- a CDS encoding helix-turn-helix transcriptional regulator encodes the protein MDEYRYTQEDFAILDSYRTISQSLGKYLGENAELILYSFENKQHSIIYIVNGHLSNKKIGDYLSERDKSVLNELLDKNNDYKNNFIENVTGECSKINYTLIKNSNKIPIGLMMINWNYDISLINTLKIFIPEHSVNNTQIKENKNSKSEEIILDAIKKVITGIDKDEVGPSVYNKTIIRKLFNQGIFEFKESVQIVANYLNISHHTVYLHLRSIKKIKKSSGK
- a CDS encoding tyrosine-type recombinase/integrase translates to MNMHTDYVFKDEKVYILLDEFSDYLQTLNFAAHTINSYNKDLKEYFNFLESKNILLDNADHYSVRDYLTFLKSKSLTNSTMSRHLSSIKKFYKYLIRNGLSDKTRIVDMKSPKREEHIAKFLSLDDIDRILAIDDDGDFTLLRDKMMALFMYAIGLRVSELASLRLSMIKKGDETLRICGKGSKVRDIPVLPVVYENWDIYMEKRRMIQKEYSQNNDYLFINRFGKPISDRSIRTSMKRLIRNANISMDFSPHTLRHTFATHLLNNDAEIRGVQELLGHETIATTQRYTHVTNSRLFEVYNRFHPHSNNE
- a CDS encoding sialidase family protein, whose translation is MTDLEKKLMEFSLKLIDEKKAKIIVPVTPETGYWFGGGNMIEDKDGNLYISGRYRNSGDSRTGLDLGDRGAELAIFKSSDKGNTWTKIKSILKKELPRGVLSIEGTALRFNKDNEVELYISSEKSENKYPDHLKDFLKPGTGVWDIDVIISDKIENLSASNVKELIKGEDSRFIHLKDPFIYDSYNGEKYLLFCTHPYNWTSSNTGYMIRRGEKLNFEAPVFYFFEKGHTWDIAMTRGTCIIDMPQVGVLKNKRISLFFYDGGECVRNLDEHEKAVKRPRGYSCEELGGAAYIENGSFAHIERISKELPLFVSPYGTGCSRYVDVLRTKDGMYATWQQSQDNKSQPLVMNFLSNDEIADILQ
- a CDS encoding Rpn family recombination-promoting nuclease/putative transposase; translation: MKYLDKLKQILNEPVTVDNLNRINDYFIRYLFSHAGNENIALNFINAVFKDLNFETFKKIEILNPFNIAENYDEKESIVDIKATTETGITVLIEIQSRGNEDFIKRALYYWAYNYSSSLNRGSFYDELKPTVSINITNFILTDEDKVHSCYVLKELNNNKILTDHCQLHFLELPKFNLNNISAIESLDNIHREFISWIKFFKGEDMSVLMKENTIFEEVEKKCRTFVDDSPVMDKYKKREVDTYFFNKSIELDMKKAKEEGIKEGIEKGIEKGIKEGIEKGIEKNKITIAKNLKKSGLDIKFISDNTGLSIEEIENL